In Cupriavidus basilensis, one genomic interval encodes:
- a CDS encoding UvrD-helicase domain-containing protein, which yields MIRSERWSPSDDLSLEPNALAAARETGRNLALTAGPGAGKTEMLAQRADCLLRTGACRYPKRILAIAFKVDASQNLKARVKKRCGEELATRLDSHTFHAFAMRIIERFRPALTGQNALDPDFTVGANRVHRRSITFDDMVPLAVEIVESNRIARNAIRQTYSHVFLDEFQDCTAMQYRLIRACFYDTGIFLTAVGDTKQRIMGWAGALEGIFSTYAEDFNALPLNLYQNFRSQPRLRRMQNAMVRAMDPAAAVDDAAIPGDAGAIDVWRFDDDDAEAEELASAIRGWIEDENISPSEIAILVRNQQGLYCKKLCAALAAQGIPYREEDASQNLAAEPVACLIVDFLLVVASGRQPGPYRRLLDLMVFSRGLDEEREYEARARWDRFVAATRCEVDEGDLDLSDRAALAGLVASLLEVVGRDAVVAMSSEYGQTQRLNDLIEQTLDRVHGLLASSTEAASALASFSGDRAVRIMSIHKSKGLEFDTVVVLGVEREAFFGNQDEQRSAYFVAISRAKRRLILTVSEQREWPEGARRWNVARTEHAEFVEYAEAAT from the coding sequence ATGATCAGGTCAGAGCGATGGTCGCCATCAGATGATCTGTCGCTTGAGCCGAATGCGCTCGCCGCAGCGCGGGAGACAGGGCGAAATCTCGCGCTCACTGCCGGACCTGGTGCGGGCAAGACAGAGATGCTGGCGCAACGTGCAGATTGTTTGCTGCGCACAGGAGCCTGCCGCTACCCCAAGCGTATCCTTGCCATCGCGTTCAAGGTCGACGCGAGCCAGAACTTGAAAGCGAGGGTAAAAAAGCGATGCGGGGAGGAGCTGGCCACACGGCTCGACAGTCACACGTTTCACGCCTTTGCGATGCGCATCATTGAACGGTTCCGACCGGCGCTCACGGGACAGAATGCTCTCGATCCCGACTTCACAGTGGGTGCCAACCGTGTCCACCGAAGGTCGATTACGTTCGACGATATGGTCCCTCTCGCTGTCGAGATCGTTGAATCGAACCGCATAGCGCGGAATGCGATCCGCCAGACCTACAGCCATGTTTTCCTTGATGAGTTTCAGGATTGCACCGCGATGCAGTACAGGCTTATCAGGGCCTGCTTTTACGATACCGGTATCTTTCTCACAGCAGTCGGCGATACCAAGCAGCGCATCATGGGGTGGGCCGGAGCGCTCGAAGGCATCTTCAGCACCTATGCTGAAGACTTCAACGCGCTGCCGTTGAATCTCTATCAAAACTTTCGCTCACAGCCGCGTCTGCGCCGAATGCAGAACGCGATGGTTCGGGCGATGGACCCCGCTGCCGCTGTCGATGACGCCGCGATCCCGGGGGATGCTGGCGCGATTGACGTGTGGCGCTTTGATGACGATGACGCAGAAGCGGAGGAACTCGCAAGCGCGATCCGGGGCTGGATCGAGGACGAGAATATCAGCCCTTCTGAAATCGCGATCCTGGTAAGGAATCAGCAGGGCCTGTATTGCAAAAAGCTCTGTGCCGCGTTGGCGGCGCAAGGAATTCCATACCGTGAAGAGGACGCGAGCCAGAATCTTGCTGCTGAACCCGTCGCCTGCCTCATCGTTGATTTCCTGCTCGTTGTCGCCAGCGGGCGTCAGCCGGGTCCATACCGTAGGCTCCTGGACCTGATGGTTTTCAGCCGCGGCCTTGATGAGGAGCGCGAGTATGAGGCGCGCGCCAGGTGGGATCGCTTCGTCGCTGCCACGCGATGTGAGGTCGACGAAGGCGACCTCGACCTTAGCGATCGCGCCGCTCTCGCCGGGTTGGTCGCTTCACTCCTGGAGGTAGTTGGGCGTGATGCTGTTGTAGCTATGTCCTCTGAATATGGACAGACGCAGAGGCTTAACGATCTGATTGAGCAGACGCTCGACCGCGTGCATGGATTGCTGGCGTCCAGCACCGAGGCAGCGTCTGCGCTGGCCTCATTTTCCGGAGACCGGGCAGTGCGCATCATGTCGATTCACAAGAGTAAGGGTCTGGAGTTTGATACCGTCGTAGTGCTCGGGGTAGAGAGGGAGGCGTTCTTCGGCAATCAGGACGAACAACGGTCAGCCTATTTTGTTGCGATTTCGCGGGCAAAACGCCGACTGATTCTGACTGTCAGCGAGCAGCGGGAATGGCCCGAGGGCGCAAGGCGCTGGAATGTTGCCCGCACCGAACACGCGGAGTTTGTCGAATACGCGGAAGCTGCAACTTGA
- a CDS encoding ATP-dependent nuclease: MEGMIPMKLTCLRLCGFRSFGSTPIAINLSDLTFLLGPNGTGKTAVLQALARMFSLDPNQRRIKPADFHVPADEAPEAAPETRELWLEAVFEFPELEDDDADEDDLPAVPGNFAHMQLVSEDGPARIRFRLKAAIDVDGDIEETFTCVIREDDDGVPIEESRVSKQDRNAIQVHYIPARRDPADHISYSANALLGRALRSADWSAEREEIRDLTGQIGDSLADNEAIQGVAEALTSKWSVLHKGAYYANPAISFARNEIENLLKHLSVGFTPGHAESLVDFSRLSDGQQSLLYVSLVLAMHEIGSKVLSGDLDAFDIDKLRPAVFTLIAVEEPENSLSPHYLGRVIKTLTEFAEDQNAQALITTHSPSLLRRVPPEAIRYLRLDSDRTTLVRHIELPEGAAAHKFVREGIQAFPELYFSRLVVLGEGDSEEIVLPRLMAARGILSDDASVSVVPLGGRHVNHFWRLLNGLGIPHVTLLDLDVARYQGGWGRVRYAAKQLLEYAEVEPNDLTQDDVDAIPAWDSDQGILLDDDGWIDRLEGLGVYFSTPLDLDFMMMKAYPDAYKVADGELAAPDASTLKSVLGKSHDTVEGQYEDDELELFDAYHTRFKVGSKPTWHIQAMAGLDDDDLLAALPGVLNRLFDAIETELEDLPE, encoded by the coding sequence ATGGAGGGGATGATCCCTATGAAATTGACCTGTCTGCGTTTGTGCGGCTTTCGTTCGTTCGGTTCGACGCCCATTGCGATTAATTTAAGCGACCTGACATTCCTCCTCGGTCCGAACGGCACGGGCAAGACGGCTGTCCTACAAGCGCTCGCGCGTATGTTCAGCCTTGATCCGAACCAGCGAAGGATCAAACCAGCGGACTTTCACGTCCCGGCGGACGAAGCGCCTGAAGCCGCACCTGAGACCCGGGAACTATGGCTTGAGGCAGTCTTCGAGTTCCCGGAGCTTGAAGATGACGATGCGGATGAAGATGATTTGCCAGCGGTGCCCGGTAACTTCGCGCACATGCAGCTTGTTTCCGAAGACGGGCCTGCCCGGATTCGGTTCCGGTTGAAGGCCGCCATCGATGTCGATGGCGACATTGAGGAAACCTTTACCTGCGTCATTCGTGAAGACGACGATGGCGTTCCCATCGAAGAGAGCCGTGTGTCTAAACAGGATAGGAATGCAATTCAGGTTCACTACATTCCTGCGCGACGCGACCCGGCCGACCACATTTCCTATTCAGCAAACGCACTGCTCGGGCGTGCGCTGCGCTCAGCAGACTGGAGTGCAGAGCGTGAGGAAATTCGTGACCTCACCGGACAGATCGGCGATTCTCTCGCCGACAACGAAGCCATTCAGGGGGTCGCAGAGGCATTGACCTCCAAATGGAGTGTCCTCCACAAGGGGGCCTATTACGCGAATCCAGCGATCTCGTTCGCTAGAAACGAGATTGAGAATCTGCTCAAGCACTTGAGCGTTGGTTTCACACCGGGGCACGCTGAGTCGCTCGTTGACTTCTCACGACTGAGCGACGGGCAACAATCTTTGCTTTATGTGTCGCTGGTACTGGCGATGCACGAGATTGGCAGCAAGGTCCTCAGCGGTGATCTGGACGCCTTCGACATCGACAAGTTGAGACCGGCGGTGTTCACTTTGATTGCCGTTGAGGAACCAGAGAATAGTTTGTCGCCCCACTATCTGGGGCGGGTGATCAAGACGCTCACTGAGTTCGCAGAGGACCAGAATGCACAGGCGCTTATCACCACACATTCCCCTTCGCTGCTGCGGCGAGTGCCGCCTGAAGCGATCCGGTATCTGCGACTTGACAGCGATCGAACGACTCTTGTCCGCCACATCGAACTCCCGGAAGGTGCAGCAGCTCACAAGTTCGTGCGCGAGGGCATCCAGGCTTTTCCAGAGCTTTATTTTTCTCGCCTTGTGGTACTCGGCGAAGGCGACAGTGAGGAAATCGTGCTCCCGCGCCTGATGGCTGCGCGCGGCATCTTGAGCGACGACGCCTCGGTCTCGGTCGTCCCGCTCGGCGGTAGGCACGTGAACCATTTCTGGCGCCTGCTGAACGGACTTGGCATTCCTCACGTGACCCTGCTCGATCTCGACGTGGCGCGATATCAAGGTGGCTGGGGGCGTGTGCGGTACGCAGCAAAGCAGCTTCTCGAATATGCCGAGGTCGAGCCGAACGATCTGACGCAGGATGATGTGGATGCCATCCCTGCGTGGGATTCCGATCAAGGGATTCTGTTGGACGACGACGGGTGGATAGATAGGCTGGAAGGCCTCGGAGTGTATTTCTCAACGCCGCTCGATCTTGATTTCATGATGATGAAGGCATACCCGGACGCGTACAAGGTCGCGGACGGCGAGCTGGCCGCGCCTGATGCGTCAACGCTCAAATCCGTACTTGGCAAAAGCCACGATACGGTTGAAGGCCAATACGAAGACGACGAGCTTGAACTCTTCGATGCCTATCACACCAGATTCAAGGTCGGCAGTAAGCCGACCTGGCACATTCAGGCAATGGCTGGCCTGGACGACGACGACCTATTGGCAGCTCTCCCTGGCGTGCTCAATCGCCTGTTCGACGCTATCGAGACCGAGCTTGAGGATCTTCCCGAATGA
- a CDS encoding GIY-YIG nuclease family protein: protein MNNSDLDDLAAELSDFAAPEKKGGRPPREERIIAGFEEIQRFFEKHNRAPQHGEDRDIFERLYAVRLDRLRALPDCRSLLAPLDHQGLLAGAPSDAATEEVIDVDALAAELAGTASADDITILRHVRTSAEKRAAEEIAHRTPCEDFETFKPLFERVTTDLKTGLRQSQPIEAGSRAIEVGDFFILDGITLYVAEVGEPLKTTAGEVDRRLRLIFANGTESNLLLRSLQRAFYNDPAARRLVSPETGQLSFGGELDADDVESGTVYVLRSLSDHPYVAQHRDLIHKIGVTGGKVETRVADAERDATYLLAKVEVIATYKLAGINRTKMENLFHRLFAAARLNITINDRFGNPVQPQEWFLVPVFVIDEAVERIKDGTITQYTYDPKAARLVQAVKAERA from the coding sequence ATGAATAATTCCGACCTCGACGATCTGGCCGCAGAGCTGTCCGACTTCGCCGCGCCCGAGAAAAAGGGAGGCCGCCCGCCGCGCGAGGAGCGCATCATTGCCGGATTCGAGGAGATTCAGCGGTTCTTCGAGAAGCACAATCGTGCCCCGCAACACGGGGAAGACCGCGACATCTTTGAGCGGCTGTACGCCGTGCGCCTCGACCGCCTGCGCGCGCTCCCCGATTGCCGCTCCCTGCTTGCACCGTTGGACCATCAAGGGTTGCTTGCAGGTGCTCCGAGCGACGCCGCGACTGAGGAGGTCATCGACGTGGACGCGTTGGCCGCCGAACTGGCAGGCACTGCCAGCGCCGACGACATCACCATCCTCCGCCATGTTCGTACGAGCGCCGAGAAGCGCGCCGCCGAGGAGATCGCGCACCGCACGCCGTGCGAGGACTTCGAGACGTTCAAGCCGCTCTTCGAGCGCGTGACGACTGACCTCAAGACGGGCCTGCGCCAATCGCAACCCATCGAGGCAGGCAGCCGCGCGATTGAGGTCGGGGACTTCTTCATTCTTGACGGCATCACTCTGTATGTCGCCGAAGTCGGCGAACCGCTGAAAACCACCGCGGGGGAAGTGGACCGCCGCCTACGCCTGATCTTTGCCAACGGCACCGAGAGCAATCTTCTCCTGCGCTCCCTGCAACGCGCTTTCTACAACGATCCCGCCGCGCGTCGGCTGGTGTCGCCTGAAACCGGGCAATTGTCCTTCGGCGGCGAGTTGGATGCGGACGACGTTGAGAGCGGTACGGTCTACGTTCTACGCTCGCTCTCCGACCACCCCTATGTCGCGCAGCACCGCGATCTCATTCACAAGATTGGCGTGACGGGCGGCAAAGTCGAAACCCGCGTCGCGGATGCCGAGCGCGACGCGACGTATCTCCTCGCGAAGGTCGAAGTGATCGCCACTTACAAACTGGCAGGCATCAATCGCACAAAGATGGAGAACCTTTTCCACAGATTGTTCGCGGCAGCGCGCCTGAACATCACCATCAATGACCGCTTCGGCAATCCCGTGCAGCCGCAGGAGTGGTTCCTCGTCCCCGTCTTCGTCATCGACGAGGCCGTGGAACGCATAAAAGACGGGACGATCACGCAATACACCTACGACCCCAAGGCCGCGCGACTCGTCCAAGCCGTCAAGGCCGAACGCGCATGA
- a CDS encoding DEAD/DEAH box helicase — protein sequence MNDKNKSVPSVSVTYARNGASTKANALGMRPMQERAYEKRGEQYLLIKSPPASGKSRALMFVALDKLQNQGLKQVIIVVPEKSIGASFNDEPLSKFGFWADWHVEPKWNLCNAPGNDNGGKVKSVGAFLESTDKVLVCTHATFRFAVDAYGVEKFDDRLIAVDEFHHVSANPDNKLGQHLGQFIERGHVHVVAMTGSYFRGDAEAVLAPQDESKFDAVTYTYYEQLNGYEYLKQLDIGYFFYSGPYVDDILNVLDPAEKTIIHIPNVNSRESTKDKMREVEHIIEALGEWQGIDAATGFQLVKRSDGRLLRIADLVDDDATKRDRVSAALKDPAQKNNRDHVDIIIALGMAKEGFDWIWCEHALTVGYRASLTEIVQIIGRATRDAPGKTRARFTNLIAEPDASEEAVTEAVNDTLKAIAASLLMEQVLAPRFEFKPKNPDNGPEPGFDYGEGGYDPDKCNVGFNEQTGQFQIEIKGLAEPRSKEAVRICQEDLNEVIASFIQDKTAIERGLFDEELVPEELTQVRMGKIIKDKYPELDAEDQEAVRQHAIAALNLTQQAKQVATGGDSSEPSANTALIDGVRRFAMDVRELDIDLIDRINPFGEAFAILAKTMSEESLKQVAAAISAKRTTLTPEDALDLARRAAQFKKERGRVPALDSQDAWERRMAEGASAFMRFKAEGRYE from the coding sequence ATGAACGACAAGAATAAATCCGTTCCTTCGGTATCCGTTACCTATGCCCGCAACGGGGCGTCCACCAAGGCCAATGCCCTTGGGATGCGCCCGATGCAGGAGCGCGCGTACGAAAAGCGCGGGGAGCAGTACCTCCTCATCAAATCGCCGCCAGCATCTGGCAAGAGCCGCGCGCTGATGTTCGTCGCGCTCGATAAACTCCAGAACCAGGGCTTGAAGCAAGTCATCATCGTCGTGCCGGAAAAGTCCATCGGTGCCAGCTTCAACGACGAGCCGCTGTCAAAGTTTGGCTTCTGGGCGGACTGGCACGTCGAGCCGAAATGGAACCTCTGCAACGCCCCCGGCAATGACAACGGCGGCAAGGTAAAGTCAGTCGGCGCTTTCCTTGAGAGCACTGATAAAGTGCTGGTCTGCACACACGCGACGTTCCGCTTCGCAGTCGATGCGTATGGCGTGGAGAAGTTTGACGACCGGTTGATCGCCGTCGACGAGTTCCACCACGTGTCCGCCAACCCCGACAACAAGCTCGGCCAGCATCTCGGGCAGTTCATCGAACGGGGGCACGTTCACGTCGTCGCTATGACCGGCTCTTATTTCCGGGGCGATGCCGAAGCTGTGCTTGCTCCTCAGGACGAATCCAAGTTCGATGCGGTCACCTACACCTACTACGAGCAGCTCAACGGCTACGAGTACCTGAAGCAACTCGACATCGGTTACTTCTTCTACAGCGGGCCGTACGTCGATGACATCCTCAATGTCCTCGACCCCGCCGAGAAGACCATCATCCACATCCCCAACGTCAATTCGCGCGAAAGCACAAAGGACAAGATGCGGGAGGTGGAGCACATCATCGAGGCACTGGGCGAGTGGCAGGGCATCGATGCGGCGACGGGCTTCCAGCTCGTAAAGCGCTCAGATGGCCGCCTGTTGCGGATTGCCGATCTTGTCGATGATGACGCCACGAAGCGCGACCGCGTATCTGCCGCGCTGAAAGACCCGGCGCAGAAGAACAATCGGGACCATGTGGACATCATCATTGCACTCGGTATGGCAAAGGAGGGCTTCGACTGGATTTGGTGTGAGCACGCACTCACTGTCGGCTATCGCGCCAGCCTGACCGAGATCGTGCAGATCATCGGCCGTGCGACCCGTGACGCGCCCGGCAAAACCCGCGCGCGATTCACGAACCTGATCGCCGAGCCAGACGCTTCAGAGGAAGCCGTCACCGAGGCCGTCAACGACACTCTCAAGGCCATTGCGGCGAGTCTGCTCATGGAGCAGGTTCTCGCGCCGCGCTTTGAGTTCAAGCCGAAGAACCCAGACAATGGCCCGGAACCTGGATTCGACTACGGCGAGGGCGGCTACGACCCGGACAAGTGCAATGTCGGCTTCAATGAGCAGACCGGGCAGTTCCAAATCGAGATCAAGGGTCTTGCAGAACCCAGGAGCAAGGAAGCCGTACGTATTTGTCAGGAAGACTTGAACGAGGTGATCGCCAGTTTCATTCAGGACAAGACCGCTATCGAACGCGGCTTGTTCGACGAGGAGCTGGTGCCCGAGGAGCTCACGCAGGTCCGCATGGGCAAGATCATCAAGGACAAGTACCCCGAGCTTGATGCTGAGGATCAGGAAGCTGTCCGCCAGCACGCCATCGCCGCTCTCAACCTGACTCAGCAGGCCAAGCAGGTTGCCACGGGCGGCGACAGCTCTGAGCCATCGGCCAACACCGCTCTCATTGACGGCGTGCGCCGGTTTGCCATGGACGTGCGCGAGTTGGACATCGACCTCATCGACCGCATTAATCCCTTCGGCGAAGCCTTCGCCATCCTCGCCAAGACCATGAGCGAGGAAAGCCTGAAACAGGTTGCGGCGGCTATCTCCGCCAAGCGCACAACCCTGACCCCGGAAGATGCGCTTGACCTTGCCAGGCGAGCGGCGCAATTCAAGAAGGAGCGCGGACGTGTGCCTGCGCTCGATTCACAGGATGCATGGGAGCGACGCATGGCCGAAGGCGCGTCAGCCTTTATGCGTTTCAAGGCGGAGGGACGCTATGAATAA